A region from the Rubricoccus marinus genome encodes:
- a CDS encoding JAB domain-containing protein encodes MVNPDASSFPAALTALNLRVLRDIKAKMPGDGDRTHGAPAVPQPALSRRERYHARRLAAGGRLRRVETDAPWFNRRTVLYGSVAEPSVADPRSVVREPALALRQTEVHIDGAARGAYRDALFSGVPIYTTRLVRERTFSFPTRDQVRSPADAAAVLAEYFADRDREEFVVVFLDTANTLTGLHVASVGGLAASIVEPRQVFKAAVLANAAAILVAHQHPSGNPEPSREDVAVTRQLVEAGKVMGIPVHDHLIITDRGEDGRPSYTSLAERGLV; translated from the coding sequence ATGGTGAACCCCGACGCCTCTTCGTTCCCAGCCGCTCTGACCGCGCTCAACCTCCGTGTGCTCCGCGACATCAAGGCCAAGATGCCGGGCGACGGCGACCGCACCCACGGTGCGCCCGCTGTGCCCCAGCCCGCCCTCAGCCGCCGCGAGCGCTACCACGCCCGGCGGCTCGCCGCAGGCGGGCGGCTCCGGCGCGTCGAGACCGACGCGCCCTGGTTCAACCGGCGGACCGTGCTCTACGGCTCCGTTGCCGAGCCCTCGGTGGCCGACCCTCGATCTGTCGTCCGAGAGCCCGCGCTTGCACTCCGTCAGACCGAGGTCCACATCGATGGCGCCGCTCGCGGTGCCTACCGCGACGCGCTGTTCTCCGGCGTCCCGATCTACACCACCCGGCTCGTTCGCGAGCGGACGTTCTCGTTCCCGACGCGCGACCAGGTCCGCTCGCCGGCCGATGCGGCGGCCGTCCTCGCCGAGTACTTCGCCGACCGCGACCGCGAGGAGTTCGTCGTCGTCTTCCTCGACACGGCGAACACGCTGACCGGGCTCCACGTGGCATCTGTCGGAGGGCTCGCGGCGTCGATCGTCGAGCCGAGGCAGGTGTTCAAGGCGGCCGTGCTGGCGAACGCCGCCGCCATCCTCGTGGCCCACCAGCACCCGTCTGGCAACCCGGAGCCGAGCCGGGAGGACGTGGCCGTGACGCGCCAGCTCGTCGAGGCGGGGAAGGTCATGGGCATCCCCGTCCACGACCACCTCATCATCACGGACCGCGGAGAGGACGGGCGGCCGTCCTACACGAGCCTCGCCGAGCGTGGGCTGGTGTAG
- a CDS encoding S8 family serine peptidase gives MHSALQALGAHAGITVVDTFSTIPAAVVTLDFPESIEAIRALPFIDYVEPAFDPEGAEAAKSASKSSCGSSSSGGSPQMDMATTSYGDVLYARLPDLGVTSAWNVADGAGVEVAVLGTGVSSRAPQVNGEFVGGQSTSPSRQISRTWTGSWSTTPEWHDDCGHETKIIGTIAAPRDGTSMSGIAYNASIYAIKTDNDVILGSVFGGNLGRVIDGIELAAPRSPIVNMAFGTRSRYQSVTDAIEVAYDTYDTLFVGAAGTGICEGDGGPLFPARMPEVVAVAQLLDDGSVKCWAPQVFAIPVDRAFSLDPDVYSNQFEASSGSSFATGVFSGMAALLLGKGYSRSQTIYRLRASTFALIGSYDDVPDIAHALGLVSRASLSGPSLVTRTGGYTYSVTQENAPGTASLAYAWAPNGAASAITTVQFTRQPGPDRQVNVTAAVTQNDPSFGEAELPSATATKAVTVRGLGTTISGPSCVAPGATARYTATRQSGTAPWSVAIQTNTPCEGDFKETCNSWEGLPAPTLPGTEVYYKDISPSQSFAVRSRATDPDISATSVVINVSVSPNCQF, from the coding sequence GTGCATAGCGCCCTCCAGGCGCTCGGCGCCCACGCGGGGATCACCGTCGTAGACACGTTCTCGACCATCCCTGCAGCCGTGGTGACGCTCGATTTCCCCGAGTCCATCGAGGCCATCCGCGCGCTCCCCTTCATCGACTACGTCGAGCCCGCGTTCGACCCGGAAGGCGCAGAGGCTGCGAAGTCCGCCTCCAAGTCGAGCTGCGGGAGCTCCTCGTCGGGAGGATCGCCCCAAATGGACATGGCGACCACATCCTATGGAGACGTCCTGTACGCCCGCCTCCCCGACCTCGGCGTTACCTCCGCGTGGAACGTGGCGGACGGAGCGGGGGTGGAGGTCGCCGTGCTGGGGACGGGCGTGAGCTCCCGTGCGCCACAAGTTAACGGCGAGTTCGTCGGAGGCCAAAGCACGTCGCCGTCGCGGCAGATCTCGCGCACGTGGACGGGCAGTTGGTCCACGACTCCGGAATGGCACGACGACTGCGGCCACGAAACCAAAATCATTGGGACGATCGCCGCTCCACGAGACGGTACATCCATGTCTGGGATCGCATACAACGCCTCCATTTACGCCATAAAGACAGACAACGACGTCATCCTCGGGTCCGTCTTTGGCGGCAACCTTGGGCGCGTCATCGACGGCATCGAGCTCGCGGCCCCCCGGAGCCCCATCGTCAACATGGCCTTCGGCACGAGAAGCCGGTACCAGAGCGTCACGGACGCCATCGAAGTCGCGTACGATACCTACGATACGTTGTTCGTCGGCGCCGCCGGGACGGGGATCTGCGAGGGCGACGGTGGACCGCTATTCCCCGCGCGGATGCCCGAGGTCGTCGCAGTGGCGCAACTCCTCGATGACGGGAGCGTGAAGTGCTGGGCACCGCAGGTGTTCGCGATCCCCGTCGATCGAGCGTTCAGCCTTGATCCAGACGTCTATTCCAATCAGTTCGAGGCCTCTAGCGGGAGCTCATTCGCCACGGGGGTGTTTTCCGGAATGGCCGCGTTGCTCTTGGGCAAAGGCTACTCGCGCAGCCAGACAATCTATCGCCTCCGCGCGTCTACGTTCGCGCTCATTGGCAGTTACGACGATGTCCCCGACATCGCCCACGCGCTCGGACTGGTCTCACGTGCTAGCCTATCCGGTCCTTCTCTCGTCACTCGGACCGGTGGTTACACCTATTCCGTGACGCAGGAGAACGCACCGGGCACGGCGTCGCTCGCGTACGCGTGGGCTCCCAATGGCGCCGCGTCGGCCATCACCACGGTCCAGTTCACGCGGCAACCGGGTCCGGATAGGCAGGTGAACGTGACCGCTGCCGTGACGCAGAACGACCCCTCGTTCGGAGAAGCCGAGCTCCCCAGCGCGACGGCCACCAAAGCCGTCACCGTACGGGGCCTCGGCACTACTATCTCCGGGCCCTCTTGCGTGGCACCTGGCGCGACCGCCCGTTACACGGCGACTCGTCAGAGCGGCACGGCTCCGTGGTCGGTCGCGATTCAAACCAACACGCCTTGCGAGGGCGATTTCAAAGAGACCTGCAACAGTTGGGAGGGGCTCCCGGCGCCCACGCTGCCGGGCACCGAGGTGTACTACAAGGATATATCGCCCTCGCAGTCCTTCGCCGTCCGTTCTCGCGCGACAGACCCCGACATCAGCGCCACGTCGGTCGTGATCAACGTCAGCGTGTCACCCAACTGCCAGTTCTAA
- a CDS encoding type II toxin-antitoxin system VapC family toxin, translating to MRLLLDTYALIYALSDPGVLSPPARAMIEDPDNEVYFTPVSVWEIARKVAIGKLTAPSSNLLPAARDLFTELPVRAEHGLLKGEFSEVDHANSRKYDGHKDPDDRLIIAQALCEGLFVVTTDRVFELYGVVVLPC from the coding sequence ATGCGTCTCCTTCTGGACACCTACGCGTTGATTTATGCGCTGAGCGACCCTGGCGTGTTGTCGCCCCCAGCACGGGCAATGATTGAGGACCCGGACAACGAGGTGTATTTCACGCCGGTCAGCGTGTGGGAGATCGCTCGCAAGGTGGCTATTGGCAAGCTGACAGCCCCCTCATCGAATTTACTCCCGGCGGCGCGAGACTTGTTCACGGAGCTCCCTGTCCGCGCGGAGCACGGCTTGCTAAAGGGAGAGTTCTCGGAGGTAGACCACGCGAACAGTCGGAAGTACGATGGGCACAAGGACCCGGACGACCGTCTGATCATCGCCCAGGCGCTCTGCGAGGGACTGTTCGTAGTTACGACGGACCGGGTATTCGAGCTCTATGGGGTGGTCGTGTTGCCGTGCTGA
- a CDS encoding sensor histidine kinase, producing MASHALSHDRWPSAARITPCAPTSPVASGGLLSAVAGSIPVVVFELDPAGVILSSTGSGRAPLRSRESNPVGRSVFALYADAPEVLTAVRRALAGEAFVATSRVSTPSGERTFETTYEPSFGSLSGELTRVIGVALDVTVREQARLEAVRSIALLRALAGRAQSEREAERTRVARDLHDDLGQVLTALRFDARYLRRRAGGLDLLDPGILDRRLEEFDTLAARALQNVRDLAANLRPPELDELGLSGALREVARRFEERTGVACEVESTLSCSAEALLVADHATAAFRIVQEALTNVAQHADASSVAVRLSRGRKGVDIVVTDDGKGFEPEKVRCGALGLIGMTERARVWGGELSVIASSGWGTRVGISLPFGDPSAPSQ from the coding sequence ATGGCATCGCACGCCCTCTCACATGATCGGTGGCCGTCGGCCGCTCGCATCACCCCTTGTGCTCCGACATCGCCGGTGGCCTCAGGCGGCTTGCTATCAGCCGTAGCAGGATCGATCCCCGTCGTCGTTTTTGAGCTCGACCCCGCGGGGGTGATCCTCTCATCCACCGGTTCGGGACGTGCGCCGCTGCGGTCCCGGGAGTCAAATCCCGTCGGGCGCTCCGTGTTCGCGCTCTACGCGGACGCTCCCGAGGTGCTGACAGCTGTCCGGCGTGCGCTGGCCGGCGAGGCGTTTGTCGCGACGTCGAGGGTGTCGACTCCTTCAGGGGAGCGCACGTTCGAGACCACGTACGAGCCCTCTTTCGGGAGCTTGAGTGGGGAGCTGACGAGAGTTATCGGGGTGGCCCTCGACGTGACGGTCCGCGAGCAGGCGCGCCTCGAAGCGGTTCGATCGATCGCCTTGCTGCGCGCCCTCGCTGGGCGCGCGCAGTCCGAGCGGGAAGCGGAACGGACGCGCGTTGCGCGCGACCTCCACGACGACCTCGGACAGGTGCTAACGGCGCTTCGGTTCGACGCCCGGTATCTGCGGCGGCGTGCGGGGGGGCTCGACCTATTGGACCCCGGTATTCTCGATCGCCGGCTGGAAGAGTTCGACACGCTGGCAGCTCGGGCGCTTCAGAACGTCAGAGACCTCGCGGCTAACCTCCGCCCCCCTGAACTCGACGAGTTGGGCCTTTCGGGTGCCCTCCGTGAGGTCGCCAGGAGGTTCGAGGAGAGGACGGGCGTCGCGTGCGAGGTGGAGTCCACGCTGTCGTGTTCGGCCGAGGCTCTTCTGGTAGCGGATCACGCCACGGCGGCGTTTCGCATCGTGCAGGAGGCCCTCACCAATGTGGCTCAGCACGCCGACGCCTCTAGCGTCGCGGTTCGCCTCTCGCGTGGGAGAAAAGGGGTGGACATCGTTGTTACCGACGACGGTAAAGGCTTTGAACCGGAGAAGGTCCGGTGCGGCGCGCTCGGTCTGATAGGGATGACAGAGCGGGCTCGGGTATGGGGAGGTGAGCTGAGCGTTATCGCGTCATCGGGTTGGGGCACGCGGGTGGGCATTTCCCTTCCATTTGGTGATCCGAGCGCCCCCTCACAATGA
- a CDS encoding response regulator, translated as MIRVLLVDDHPMLRAGVRRSLETDPGIEVVAEAASVTEALRFARSVSPDVVVLDVDLNDGDRSGADVAQALKGSSARILAFSAHDGRGFIRAMLDAGAAGYITKDTPEQELIAAVKAVASGQGRWHVVPNDPMHPIGSLTERERDMLRLLAKGLSNADIADTLFVSESTVRNTLTGVYEKVGATSSREAMAWAWENGIGPHAP; from the coding sequence ATGATCCGTGTCCTCCTCGTCGATGACCACCCCATGCTCCGTGCAGGGGTACGTCGTTCGCTCGAAACCGACCCCGGCATCGAGGTCGTGGCAGAAGCGGCGAGTGTGACGGAGGCTCTGCGCTTTGCTCGATCCGTATCGCCGGACGTGGTCGTTCTGGATGTGGACCTCAACGACGGGGATCGGTCTGGTGCAGACGTGGCACAGGCCCTTAAAGGCTCCTCAGCCCGCATCCTCGCCTTCTCCGCCCACGACGGGCGCGGTTTCATCCGCGCGATGCTCGATGCCGGAGCTGCGGGGTACATCACGAAGGACACGCCAGAACAGGAGTTAATCGCCGCCGTGAAGGCGGTGGCGAGTGGTCAGGGAAGGTGGCACGTCGTGCCAAACGACCCGATGCACCCGATTGGAAGCCTTACCGAGCGGGAACGAGACATGCTTCGACTCCTAGCGAAGGGGCTCTCAAACGCGGACATCGCGGACACGCTCTTCGTCTCCGAGAGCACGGTCCGCAACACCCTCACGGGGGTATACGAGAAGGTGGGAGCAACGTCGAGTCGTGAGGCAATGGCGTGGGCGTGGGAGAACGGCATCGGCCCCCACGCGCCGTAG
- a CDS encoding response regulator, translating to MIRVLIADDHPFVRRGVREALNDEGIEVVGEAENGEEALSLSRALALDVAVVDLSMPGLGGLEVVARLRVERPDLPVLVLSAHPSRELGLQVLQAGGVGYVDKNEAPDVLPAAVRRAASGRRVIPADLAEVLAERAEGRREGVLTPREIQVARCLARGESREEASRALGIAPSTVSTYRGRVFSKLGIRTGAELARIAARRGWID from the coding sequence ATGATCCGCGTTCTTATCGCCGATGATCACCCCTTTGTGCGCCGTGGCGTACGCGAGGCGCTCAATGACGAGGGCATCGAGGTGGTAGGCGAGGCGGAGAACGGTGAGGAGGCGCTCTCGCTGTCGCGCGCGCTCGCGTTGGACGTGGCGGTCGTTGACCTCTCGATGCCGGGCCTCGGCGGCTTGGAGGTCGTCGCCCGTCTGCGAGTGGAACGGCCGGACCTCCCCGTTCTGGTTTTGTCCGCGCACCCCTCGCGCGAGCTCGGGCTCCAGGTGCTTCAAGCGGGTGGCGTGGGGTACGTCGATAAGAACGAGGCGCCCGACGTGCTCCCGGCAGCGGTGCGGAGGGCCGCCAGCGGTCGGCGCGTGATCCCGGCGGACTTAGCGGAGGTGCTGGCCGAGCGCGCAGAGGGGCGACGCGAAGGGGTCCTCACGCCGCGGGAGATTCAAGTCGCTCGGTGCTTGGCTCGCGGGGAGAGCCGTGAGGAGGCGTCACGCGCACTCGGAATCGCGCCCTCCACTGTTTCGACGTACCGTGGCCGGGTTTTCTCGAAGCTGGGGATCCGGACGGGCGCCGAGCTGGCGCGAATCGCCGCGCGACGGGGATGGATCGACTGA
- a CDS encoding YegP family protein, with the protein MFETLSGDTTWRFVALNGRIIADSAQTFRSRAAAERAVAAFVASVSGAPVLVSGSEIEAPAFVVYLSGSGDWRWSLRAANGQVLAESADGYASKDACVQAARRVGDLAAGIQP; encoded by the coding sequence GTGTTCGAGACGCTTTCGGGAGACACGACATGGCGGTTTGTGGCTCTTAACGGAAGGATCATTGCCGACTCTGCGCAGACGTTTCGCAGCCGCGCGGCCGCTGAACGCGCAGTGGCGGCTTTCGTGGCGTCGGTGTCTGGAGCTCCTGTCCTGGTTTCGGGGAGCGAAATTGAAGCGCCTGCCTTCGTCGTGTACCTCTCTGGTTCGGGTGACTGGCGTTGGTCGCTAAGAGCCGCGAATGGTCAGGTTTTAGCAGAATCGGCCGACGGGTATGCCAGCAAGGATGCCTGCGTACAAGCTGCACGCAGGGTGGGCGACCTCGCAGCGGGTATCCAGCCTTAA
- a CDS encoding T9SS type A sorting domain-containing protein produces the protein MATLRRLETLAGGDREFIAIYDDELSPFKAFKSTAAVARALDLYWALENGYIWANANGYSSLDYPVSMLLTRSETEKWADEIQSGVQHMWGGTLKDGGFIADINNHEVQAGNWPLLGFMGAAYGVLGLKDGACLFHSDETNNRLTGPSDSTTVSSKSSTYPGPENLSGCEEVLDVAIRHASRSYGTYYDYLGSKKKRMYYWAFQTAEGERLWAEGAYYFEYMLTTVLPYWHAMRAAGALNRVAPDYDPTDPFTDPRVLNPLRWHADLVTPDARTVPLDDGNRLLMLSSSLLRWAPEYGTADIGQRYAWIHDATTQQDGNAADWLHVQEIAIPRLQRPTNGATPGRVAPPTSIANQAGDEQQVVLRYSSLDTNGQPTNACQTPMLDGTRTGECHFLLLNGEHGANKEENLVGIHEATSSGEGHEQADPLQLLYSIDDHHYLDDTGYTSAPGWGGLDDRYSNGEWSWYYDHSVMWVGECDSNGSCNIHLPNGGVQPPWQNESNTKKNSTQRGVFRLSPSSGGATTGAQLSDEGPVVALGGTVALQHEPDCFVGSGTHSCTFDKMTADVRRTTLFVKGANPYLIDINRGVVPPTGNYDRSERLRFYASYFIGTDQEHPAGGLGPGNNGYANLTRFDQIASDPERSLELYVSNLETSVDYVDDSAPPPARALRLARFMHYFGALPSGDAGDPGLNFPNVTANPERTGKPVPLLTETYMKSLPERIGTDHETFVAFLAPCELSQTCAGARPAHTAPSPGATLSSQYYARPTSGVLGEEYLDVVVVRSARVYAQPSTRASVQHAIPEAGGHVVTLPSGNDEGFVRFRKYGSYYATDPGSIYNLTVDPDAFLTPHHDAYLFGGSYSNDVFAGGTYLEEETTLTVPQGGIVRVVDDFSTGVLGTVRVYGTLIVEPGAVLDGVRLDIKSGGRVELLAGAELRPGSSGTTTVNSGGTLESYGSASEPVQIFGTGSVSGPALTVWSGGTVKLRHTVAQSLVGLRVYGGILKGEHLAVRGSAQSGITVINGGEVYLQNAEVSGSLGVGSSLGHGINVSEGDLIGGWNGTDVYTNAGFLPRPSTTAPSALKITGNPGFGIRADFGSWANVGCQNCSPPPRNCGGGGTIPDDPPGAFTKGPTLPPGPLYGGRNSVHGNGLGAFEIRNEFGAVAESSWWGQYPSNATHFVEATGMCNGIGHHPELTTEPATGSGHLLGADETASAGAKREGAERVLEASTRFNPAEVLAKTAAAAARSSSVEPHERQREAMYESGVSSGSGRASGVSNPNPADSLMAALAREYALAARAMRREDGPQVTARALLVVAQTPTHPLRRLAGAFRVRDLAASGDSETAVREGRRLLNQSPSGTGWWDDMRRETAWALLGAYLTNGDETSTADMEHARSIVRLLKQLGDTVALAGELDLLVGEPDTPGSDDAPVAKSEQTLKATLSVAPNPSRGAVEIRLSVAETAPVRVSVVDLLGREIAVLTDGEQSPGAVRLRFDASSYGLAPGIYVARAAVGKALVVQRFTVLR, from the coding sequence ATGGCGACGCTCCGTCGCCTTGAGACGCTCGCGGGTGGGGACCGGGAGTTCATCGCCATCTACGATGACGAGCTGAGCCCGTTCAAGGCCTTCAAGTCCACTGCCGCCGTGGCACGTGCCCTCGACCTGTACTGGGCTCTGGAGAATGGCTACATCTGGGCGAATGCGAACGGCTACTCCAGCCTCGACTACCCCGTTAGCATGCTCCTCACTCGGAGTGAGACGGAGAAGTGGGCGGACGAGATTCAGTCCGGCGTCCAGCACATGTGGGGGGGGACCCTCAAAGATGGCGGATTCATCGCCGACATAAACAACCATGAGGTGCAGGCGGGCAACTGGCCCCTCCTGGGGTTCATGGGTGCCGCCTACGGCGTCCTAGGCCTGAAGGACGGGGCCTGCCTCTTCCACAGCGACGAGACCAATAACCGTCTCACGGGCCCCTCAGACAGCACGACGGTCTCCTCAAAATCATCGACCTACCCTGGTCCTGAGAACCTCTCTGGATGCGAAGAGGTGCTGGACGTCGCTATACGCCACGCGAGCCGCAGCTACGGTACGTACTACGACTACCTCGGCTCCAAGAAGAAGCGGATGTACTACTGGGCCTTTCAAACCGCCGAAGGGGAGCGGTTGTGGGCCGAGGGCGCCTACTACTTCGAGTACATGCTCACCACTGTGCTTCCTTACTGGCACGCTATGCGCGCGGCGGGCGCTTTAAACCGCGTCGCGCCCGATTACGACCCGACCGACCCCTTCACTGACCCCCGCGTGCTAAATCCTCTCCGCTGGCACGCGGACCTCGTCACACCCGACGCCCGGACGGTCCCCCTCGACGACGGCAACCGTCTGCTCATGCTCTCGTCGAGCCTGTTGCGGTGGGCGCCAGAATACGGCACAGCCGACATCGGACAGAGGTACGCATGGATCCACGACGCCACGACGCAGCAAGACGGCAACGCTGCCGACTGGCTCCACGTCCAGGAGATCGCCATTCCCCGCCTACAGCGGCCCACCAACGGCGCTACTCCCGGACGTGTCGCCCCACCCACGAGCATTGCCAACCAAGCCGGTGACGAGCAGCAGGTCGTGCTCCGCTACTCCAGCCTTGACACGAACGGGCAGCCCACCAATGCGTGCCAAACGCCTATGCTCGACGGGACGAGAACGGGCGAGTGCCACTTCCTGCTACTCAATGGCGAGCACGGTGCAAACAAGGAGGAGAACCTCGTAGGGATCCACGAAGCCACCAGCTCAGGGGAGGGGCACGAGCAGGCAGATCCCCTCCAACTGCTCTACTCCATCGACGACCATCACTACCTCGACGATACGGGCTACACAAGTGCACCGGGATGGGGTGGCCTCGATGATCGGTACAGCAACGGTGAGTGGAGTTGGTACTACGACCACAGCGTGATGTGGGTTGGCGAATGCGATAGCAACGGATCGTGCAACATCCACCTACCCAACGGAGGAGTTCAGCCGCCGTGGCAAAACGAGTCCAACACGAAAAAGAACTCCACCCAGCGCGGCGTATTCCGGCTCTCGCCAAGCTCTGGGGGCGCCACAACCGGCGCTCAGCTCTCCGACGAAGGCCCTGTTGTGGCCCTTGGTGGCACCGTCGCTCTCCAGCATGAGCCGGATTGCTTCGTTGGGAGCGGCACTCACAGCTGCACGTTCGATAAGATGACCGCCGACGTGAGGCGAACGACGCTGTTTGTCAAAGGAGCGAACCCGTACCTCATAGATATCAACCGAGGTGTCGTCCCGCCGACGGGCAACTACGACCGCAGTGAAAGGCTGCGCTTCTACGCGAGCTACTTTATTGGCACGGACCAAGAGCACCCTGCAGGCGGATTGGGTCCTGGCAACAACGGCTACGCGAACCTGACGCGATTTGACCAGATCGCAAGCGATCCGGAGCGCAGCTTGGAGCTGTACGTCTCCAACCTCGAAACGAGCGTGGACTACGTAGACGACTCGGCGCCTCCTCCTGCCCGAGCGCTCCGCCTCGCCCGTTTCATGCATTACTTCGGGGCGTTGCCGAGCGGGGATGCGGGAGATCCTGGCCTGAACTTTCCCAACGTTACAGCAAACCCCGAGCGCACCGGGAAGCCGGTGCCGCTGCTGACGGAGACCTACATGAAGTCCCTCCCTGAGAGGATCGGGACGGACCACGAAACATTCGTTGCCTTCCTGGCTCCTTGCGAGTTGAGCCAGACGTGTGCCGGAGCGCGTCCAGCACACACGGCTCCAAGCCCCGGAGCTACCCTCTCGTCTCAGTATTATGCCCGTCCTACCAGCGGGGTGCTTGGTGAGGAGTACCTCGATGTTGTGGTCGTCCGCTCTGCGAGGGTCTATGCACAACCGTCGACGCGCGCCAGCGTCCAGCACGCTATCCCCGAAGCGGGAGGTCACGTCGTTACCCTACCCTCTGGCAATGACGAGGGGTTCGTCCGGTTCAGGAAGTACGGCTCGTACTACGCGACCGACCCGGGGAGTATCTACAACCTCACCGTAGACCCCGACGCCTTTCTCACGCCTCACCACGACGCATACCTCTTTGGCGGGAGCTACAGCAACGATGTGTTCGCAGGGGGCACGTACCTCGAAGAGGAAACCACGCTCACCGTCCCACAGGGGGGCATCGTCCGCGTCGTGGATGACTTCTCGACGGGCGTGCTCGGAACCGTCCGCGTCTACGGTACCCTCATCGTTGAGCCGGGCGCGGTCCTCGATGGCGTGCGGCTTGACATCAAAAGTGGGGGGCGGGTCGAACTCCTCGCAGGCGCCGAGCTCCGCCCAGGCAGCAGCGGTACCACTACGGTCAACAGCGGCGGGACACTGGAGAGCTACGGGAGCGCGTCCGAACCCGTGCAGATCTTTGGCACGGGGTCCGTGTCCGGCCCAGCGCTTACCGTCTGGAGCGGGGGCACCGTGAAGCTCCGTCACACCGTCGCGCAAAGTTTGGTCGGGCTCCGCGTCTACGGTGGCATTCTAAAGGGGGAGCATCTCGCCGTCCGCGGCTCGGCGCAATCCGGTATCACGGTCATCAACGGGGGAGAGGTCTACCTCCAGAATGCGGAGGTCTCCGGTAGCCTCGGCGTCGGCTCCTCGCTGGGACACGGCATCAACGTCTCCGAAGGGGACCTTATCGGAGGATGGAACGGCACCGACGTTTACACCAATGCGGGCTTCCTCCCTCGCCCCTCCACGACGGCCCCGAGCGCGCTGAAAATCACCGGGAACCCGGGCTTCGGCATCCGGGCCGACTTCGGCTCGTGGGCGAACGTGGGCTGCCAGAACTGCTCGCCTCCCCCACGCAACTGCGGCGGTGGAGGCACAATCCCAGACGATCCTCCAGGAGCGTTCACGAAGGGGCCAACGCTCCCCCCGGGTCCGCTGTACGGTGGTCGGAACTCGGTTCACGGCAACGGGCTCGGCGCCTTCGAAATCAGAAACGAGTTCGGCGCTGTGGCCGAGAGCTCGTGGTGGGGGCAGTACCCTTCAAACGCAACGCATTTCGTGGAGGCAACCGGAATGTGCAACGGAATCGGGCACCACCCCGAGCTCACCACCGAACCGGCTACTGGCTCCGGTCACCTCCTCGGAGCGGATGAAACTGCCTCGGCGGGTGCCAAACGGGAAGGCGCGGAACGTGTCCTCGAGGCGTCCACCCGTTTCAACCCCGCTGAGGTCCTCGCGAAGACCGCCGCGGCTGCCGCTCGGTCTTCCAGCGTAGAGCCTCACGAGCGGCAGCGCGAGGCTATGTACGAATCCGGCGTGAGCTCGGGGTCGGGCCGCGCCAGCGGCGTCAGCAATCCCAATCCGGCAGACTCCTTGATGGCCGCCCTCGCACGGGAGTACGCGCTCGCAGCGAGGGCCATGCGGCGTGAGGACGGACCGCAGGTCACGGCCCGCGCTCTGCTCGTCGTAGCGCAAACCCCCACTCACCCGCTGCGACGCCTCGCTGGCGCCTTCCGAGTCCGTGACCTCGCGGCCTCTGGCGACAGCGAGACGGCCGTTCGAGAGGGGCGCCGCCTGCTAAACCAGAGCCCGTCCGGCACCGGGTGGTGGGACGACATGAGGCGCGAGACTGCGTGGGCGCTCCTGGGCGCCTACCTCACCAACGGCGACGAGACCTCGACGGCTGACATGGAGCACGCCCGCAGCATCGTACGCTTGCTAAAACAACTTGGCGACACCGTAGCCCTCGCGGGCGAGCTCGATCTCCTCGTAGGCGAACCCGATACCCCAGGCTCCGACGATGCGCCTGTGGCGAAAAGCGAACAAACGCTGAAGGCCACCCTCAGCGTGGCGCCGAACCCATCGCGAGGTGCCGTCGAGATCCGACTCAGCGTCGCAGAGACCGCACCCGTGCGAGTCTCCGTTGTGGACCTCCTCGGCCGGGAGATCGCCGTCCTCACCGACGGCGAACAAAGCCCCGGCGCCGTCCGGCTCCGCTTCGACGCGTCGTCGTACGGCTTGGCGCCCGGCATCTACGTCGCGCGCGCCGCAGTAGGGAAGGCCCTCGTCGTGCAACGCTTCACCGTCCTTCGATAG